CGACCGTCTGCATGTAGTCGGCGTAGCCGCAGTCTTCACTGGCCGGTACGGCGGCGTTGGCGCGCTCGAGCCAGTCGATGGAGCCGTCGTTGCGGGCAATCAGGCCATCCAGACTGGTGGCGATGAAGACGGAGCACCTGGTGGATGCATACAATTCAGGATGGCATAACTCTCGCTTCTTTCCTGCAAAGGATTCATACAGGGCCCGGTGCCTGGCAAGGCCGTATTCGTCGGCACGGGTGTCGTAGGTGCCCACCCACTGCAGGAGATTGTCGAGATTCGCGTCCTGTTCCTGGCGGGAGCTGAATTTCTCGGGCTCCCAGGGCCTGGAGCGGCAATGGGCCAGGCAGGCAACAACCCCGGGATTCAGAAAGATCAGTTCATCGGCACAGGCCAGGACGGGCTCCAGGATGTCCGCGTAGCAGCCTTCGATGATCCAGCTGTCCTGCTCCGAGATCCAGCGCCTGACGTCCTCGACACTCTCCTGAAGGGGACGTCGTTCGGTTCCGCCCTGAAACGCGACTTCATCCAGCGATAACCGGGCGGCCGGCTGGCTGGCGATCAG
This genomic stretch from Cyanobium gracile PCC 6307 harbors:
- a CDS encoding dihydrofolate reductase family protein, with protein sequence MKVIILGNAGAGKSTLARKLIASQPAARLSLDEVAFQGGTERRPLQESVEDVRRWISEQDSWIIEGCYADILEPVLACADELIFLNPGVVACLAHCRSRPWEPEKFSSRQEQDANLDNLLQWVGTYDTRADEYGLARHRALYESFAGKKRELCHPELYASTRCSVFIATSLDGLIARNDGSIDWLERANAAVPASEDCGYADYMQTVDAIVMGRATFDKVLSFPDWPYGNLPVHVLSTTLRCRPSGVPDSVQVLHATPHEVVERAAAAGHRHLYIDGGRTIQGFLRAGLITELTITIIPILLGSGLRLFGDLPADTDLRLLSSKAFPFGFVQSHYAVCQKA